The genomic window gatgagggatgtgcgagcctccccaccgcctgttcccgaggacgcagcgcggcgggcggtgaactgggcgcacgccgaggcgtagAAGAGGCGGAAGGATGCCAAGGAGGCAAAGTGTACGAGGAATATCCTTGCGCGCGAGGGACTGGAGAAGCGCCGCCGGTAGCAGAGGCAGGACAGTCTCCCGGTGGAGTCGTCTCCATCGTCGTCGCTGTCGGCGGACTCTGCGGGCGGAGATGACGAgagcgagatggggcggggtcccctggaccatctccccgtCGTTGGGGAGACAGCGCCCGGGGCATCGGCGAGCAGCCCGGTgcttctaggaggaggaggagacgcctTGGGCCTGGCGACCGCCCgccccgaggccgaggccgacaagtccgaggcacgggcgttaggaAAGCGTGCCGTCAGCTTGGTGGCCTTGACGGCAGAGGTGGAGCCGGCACCGGCGGATACAGAGGCCGTGCCACCGCCACTGCTGTTGCAGAGGAGGGTCgccgtgccgaagcggttgcagccccgctcgaggtaagccTTTTTCGGCAGAGTTGCAGCATCTTCCGTTCGTTCTTTGGTCGCATGCTGACCCCATAAGTATCTTGTCTTTAGCGGGAAGCGTCCTGCGGAGGTGCCCTCCTTGGCgccacttaaggcgctcaaggtgaaccccagctccaccgcccacgGGGTGGTGGAGGTGCAAGCCGGCAtacaacgtggcgcggcgtcggtgggggccgacccgaaggagctggtcgcccaaggagaggctgcCGAGGCGGCCCTGACACAGGCAGGGGAGGGAGCGCCTACGCCCCGCGAGGCCGAGGCCTGTGAGTCAGATGGGCCGAGGCGCCCTTGGTCACTGAGGCCACTGAGGCCGAGGCCCCCCCGGAcctccgaggccgaggcgacggaggccggggtgtccaggaccaccgaggccgcggTGGCAGAGGCTagagcccctgggaccaccgaggccggggCGGCGGAGGCCGACGTGAGCGCGGCAAAGCTagcggcccaggaagtggagatgaaggaggCAGAAACCTCAGTACCGCCCTCGGTCCAAGGCCCGCCgccgttgcgggagagcgcccgggaagtggaggtccattcgatctcctctgatgatacttcccgggggaaggagggggcggatgccgaggcggccagcaccatggAGCAGCCAGCTTCGACttctggcgagggaagctcggccctggtgtgggtacgacccgagccccgcgggtaggatcacccgcgtgtcttgtggtggagccgggatgaccctgagggggagcctctattcgccctcgaggacgcagccaaggggggcgctgggacactttcgagcaataccgccgtcTGGCGGAGCagtcgctgcggacagcgctgtccgtcatgGCCGACAATCTGCCCGGCGTTGCCCAGGTGCATGCTTTCCTTTCTCGTGCAGTGTCGTCTTTTTCTGAATTTTCTCTCAGTGCATGACCCATgttctgcctatctaggagctcgaggcctggTCCCTCAGGAAGTCGATCTTCCTCCGacgggagagggacatctgggaccagctccagcggcagaaggacttgctcgctcgtgccaacgagcttctgtcgacGCGGAGcatagaggtggaggacctccgccttcgctgtgtcgatatgaaggccgaggcggccacagcgtaggagcaggtcgcccctttggcaGCATGggttaaggagttggaggaggagctgacccacgTGGCCGGCGATCGGGACGCCTTCAGCTCCTGGGCTagagaagcgacggcctctgtcAAGGCCCTTGCTGGACAGCTGAGGATGGAGCAGGGTGTGCACCAGCTGATGAGaggcgccttggatgaggccctcaaggtggctgaggcctcccggaccgaggctgtggtctggaggggaaaggccgagggtgaggcctattccccttgttttatttgtttttcttatgttcggcccctaactccctggtgtgatgcagagctggaggaagaggcttctagggcggctgaggcttctcgggtcgaggtccagtgcctgaaggagaaagccgaggcctctcgggtcgaggccgaGCGCTGGGAAGAGAAAGCTGAGGGTGAGCCCCATAGGCCCTagcccctgtttggcttatttccctttgcgcttaaccccatcctgcttgtcttggcgtagggttggagaaggaggtttcCCGGGTTGCCGAGGCTTCCGTCGCGGTGCAGGCAGCGCTCGAGgctgagatcggggagcacacCGTGCCGCGGAGTGCCACCCGTaccacctgcgaggccctggaggtcgagggggtctagtcaggcagctcccttgggagccgcctgattgcgttgagcggccaagtgcgtgagcgactccgaggggcgctgcacacgggcatCAAGCATGCCCTGGCTGTCATCAcctcgcactacatcggcgtcgacctcaaggccatcagcgatggctacgtcctgcctgttgatgacgaggaggccgacgaggaggtcgcgaagctgatgAAGGCAGCGGAGGGCCtcggcacggcgctggccaaacTGTTCgaggaggaggtggtccctcccatgCCGTCCGCtgatgctggagaccctgagccttgacctgggcccaagaggccatgtaaatagattagggattatgttatcctatcataacgctggtggccgtcaaggccttttttaaagtactcgtgcgtCTATGTTTCTTAattgttttttattgtatttccgagcctttgccctctgtctcatctctgaacaaatctcttgcaaaaaacttcctcggagcctaagctgcccctcaggcaaaaggtggtgagggagtgccgtagcccagaggcgtaggccgtctcgcgactcagccgaccttttggccttgagacagtctttcggtccttaggtttttcacAATCGATTttgtcagagcatgctagagagtttggcgtagaatttttttttcaaaaaacaactaaaaatggtgcgtgggacttagggggggagtccccccttctagcccctgagggaggctcggttctgcagaggcaaaGCCATGTCCTGTTCGAGCCCCGcagtgggcacctctgtagaggcagagctgagtcttccttatggtgttatcgtaatgcCGAGGCCGGCGATGGGctagggggtttctcgaaaaattagaacaactaaagaatgcttcttaattgtatttcgagaaacaatgtatacaatgcttggaattttaaggttaaaagtgacgtagctgttctatgttccaagcgttggtgaggatttcgcccttctcgttggctagcttgtaggtcctaggcttgagcacttgggcgatgatgtacggtccttcccatggtggggtccgcttgtggcggcccttgttgctctgcctcagcctcagcaccaggtcgcccaccttcaggtctcggcttcgaatgtgccgggcttgatagcgtcatagggcttgctggtacttggccgaatgtagtagcgcaacgtcttgggcttcctccagttggtcgagggcatcctcgcGGGTGGTGCGGTTCCTTTGCTCGTCGTATGCCTGTAGTCTCAAAGagccgtactccaagtcagtggggaggatggcctcggctccatagactaggaagaatggtgtgaaccccgtggctcggctcggagtgttcctcaggctccagatgaccgatgggagtacggcaagccatttcttgccgaacttcttcaaccggttataaattcttggcttgaggccttgtaggatcatgccgttggcacattctacttggctgtttgtcctagggtgtcctacggctgaccaggccacacggatgtggtggtcgtcgcagaacgtcaggaacttgcggccggtgaattgcgtcccgttgtcagtgatgatggtgttcggaaccccgaacctgtggatgatgtcagtgaagaacagcattgcttgctcggacttgatttgattgatcggacgagcctcgatccatttggagaatttatcgattgctaccagcaaatgggtgtagcccctgggggccttctgcagaggcccaaccatgtcgagcccccacacggtgaacgaccatgtaatggggatggtttggagggcttgggccaggaggtgcaTCTGCcatgcatagtactggcatccctcgcaggagcgtactagcttggtggcgtcagcaaccgccgttggccagtagaacccttggcgaaaggtgtttcctacgagcgtccgagtaACCGCATGGTGCCTGCAGGCTCCcacatgcaagtcccaaagtagggcttgacctgcctcgatggtgatgcatcattggaggacgctAGATGGACTTCGTCGGTATAACTCGCCATTGCTGacgacgtaagttttggctcatcgcgaagccatcgggctttggtcctgtctgtgGGAAGCTCTCCccgaatgaggcaatcaaggaacaggactcgccagtccgtgtcttggttggcctcgggaggctccgcgtTGATTTCCATGACCTCGGTCTCGGCCATGGGGGTCTCGGCGaccgagggggcctcgagccctatggtgggctcgaccggtgggccctcttccgctgtcgaggcatagtcgatggaaggcttgtggagatctctggcgaagacgttcggggggaccgaggcctgtgccgatgccatctttgccagttcgtccgtggcctcgttgaattttcgcgcgatgtggttgagttcgagaccgtcgaacttgtcttcaaggcaaCGTACCAgcttgtagtacgcctccattttggggtcatggcagtttgactccttcatcacttggtcgatgatgagctgcgagtcgccctGTACATCGAggcgccgtactccaagttcgatggtgatctgcaagccgttgacgagggcctcgtactcggctgcgttgttggaggtggcgaagtggagccaaattatgtagcgcatgtgtactccgaggggcgagatgaagagcagacccacgcctacaccggtcttcatcagggacccatcgaagtacatggtccagcactccgcCTGGACTTGAGTAGGTGGCagctgggtgtcggtccactcaactacaaaattggccaagacctgagacttaattgctttctgaggcgcaaaggacagggcttcccccatgagttcgatggcccacttggctatcctacctgaggcctctcggttatggattatctctcccagggggaaagatgacaccacggtcaccgggtgggactcgaagtagtgtcgcagcttgcgtcgagccaagactacggcatagatcagcttctggatgtgggggtagcgtgtcttagtctcggagagcacttcgctaatgaagtagacaggctgttggatgggtagagcgtgcccctcttcctgcctctcgactactacgtcTGCACTAACCatttgggttgttgcggcgacgtagagtaagagggcctcgccttCGGCCGACGGTATCAGGACGGGgggattggtgagcaatgccttgagcttggtgagggcctcctcggcctcgggggtccaagaaaagcgttccgatttcctcaagaggcggtacagaggcaagcctttttcgccaaggcgcgagatgaagcggctcatggccgcaaggcatcccataaccctctgtactcccttgatgtctcggattggtcccatgttggtcatgcccgagaccttctccgggttggcctcgatgccgcgtttcaagactatgaatcccaagagcatgcctcggggaaccccaaagacacacttctcggggttgagcatGATACCCTTCTCCTTAAGGcacttgaaggctatctccaattcattgatgagatcactggccttcctggacttgaccatgatgtcatccacgtaggcctcgacggttcgcccgatgtgctcgccaaagacctaggtcatgaaccgctggtatgtggcccctatgtttctgaggccgaacggcatagtcacatagcagtacatgccaaatggggtgataaaagaagtcgcgagttggtcggactctttcatcctgatttgatggtaaccgtaatacgcatcaaggaaggatagagtttcgcatcccgtagtggagtcaacgatttggtcgattcgaggtaatgggaaagggacttttggacaagcCTTATTCagactggtgtagtctacacacatcctccacttcccattcttcttcttaactaatacatgattagctaaccactccggatgggacacttccttgatgaacacggccgccaaaagcttctgaacctcctcgccgatggccctacacttttcctcgtcgaatcggcgcaggcgctgcttcaccagtctggagccggcccggatgtccaaggcgtgctcggtgacctccctcggtatgcccagcatgtccgagggactccacgcgaacatatcggcattcgcgtggagaaagtcgatgagcacaacttcctatttgctgtcgagggtggcgctgatcctcagcgcccggtcgttggAGCTaatggggtcgaccgggacgagcttgacagcctctgtgggctcgaaagtcccggtacgacgcttggagtcaggcgcgtCGTCACCAAGCTGgttgaggttgacgatgagggtctcggcttccacgagagcctcggcatactcgatgcattcaacgtcgcagtcgtatgcatgctcatacgtggactcgaccgtgatgacgccgttgggacccggcatcttgagcttgaggtaggtgtagttggggaccgccatgaacttggcgtagcacgggcgccccaggatggcatggtaggtccctttgaacccaaccacgtcgaaggtgaggacctccttgcggtagttggagggagtaccaaagCAAACGGGCAAGTTGTTGCGCCCGAGGGGCCGCGTGCGTTTCCCCGGCACGATGCAGTGGAAAGGCGCGGCATCACCCCGAAGCTGCGACTGGTCaagctccaggagctctagggtgttagtgtagaggatgttgaggccgctgcctccgtccatcaacaccttggtgagtcgggtgttgctgatgatcgggtcgacaacgagtgggtactgtccggggttcgggacataatcggggtggtcgtcccgatcaaaggtgatcgcctctcgagaccagttgaggtaccaggGAGCGGCCAACTTCACCAAGAAGACCTCCCGGTGCTCCCTCTTCCGCTGGCGCACCATGAGGCACGTTGAAGgaccaccgaagatcatgaaggcgttgtgcacctcggggaacccgtcgtccttgttgtCGTCCCTAtcgccggcgcccctcctcttggcatcgtcgttggggagcccgagcttggcgtagtaacgctggagcatggtgcactcctcgagggcgtgcttcaccgggccctggtggtaagggcagggattcttcagcatgtcgtcgaagagcccggggcctctagggcctcggggattcctacgCTCTGCGGCCACGACTagaccggcctcgaggacctcctgtttcccctggcgaccctttttctttttcttggggaggtgggtgaaagctccagtttggttttggtgaattgatgaaaccctaagtgctaacctagtttatcaagtgatcatgagataggtagcacactccaagtggtgaagcaaatgaagatcataacatgatgatgatatcataatgatgatcaagtgcttggacttggaaagaagaaagagaaaaaaaaggctcaaggcaaaggtataatccataagagctattttgttttggtgatcaagacacttagagagtgtgatcacatttaggtttgatagccgtactattaagaggggtgaaactcgtatcggaatgcggttatcaaagtgtcactagatgatctaactcattgcatatgcatttaggatctagtggagtgctaacacccttgaaaatgtttgtgaaaatatgctaacacatgtgcacaaggtgatacacttggtggttggcacatttgagcgagggtgaagaagttagaggtgaaatggagttggtcgcaatgacgctggcatcggtcaactgaccggacgctgggtcactctgcgactggacgctgaagggttgcgtccggtcatgttgtcggtcggcatagtgcttagggttaagcaccggacgctgggctgtgtccggtcggcaaaatcaagttttggacccttactgtaaacgaccggacgctgagggtccagcgtctggtcagctctgtcggagcgtccggtcaacttgtcgaccgttgagatcaaacgttcactgttgaACGCAGGATACACGTGGACGCCAtcgggcaaccggacgctgaggagcagcgtccggtcagttggaccgaagcgtccggtcggcccgtgttatgcccagtgaaggggtataacggctctattccgtggggacttctatttaagccccatggccggctgtagctcaccatctttggccattttcattgacatagcaaccttgtgagcttagccaaagtactcccactcatctccatcattgattcatcatcatagtgagattgggagtgatccaagtgcattgcttgagtgattgcatctagaggcacttggtgttcgtgtttcgctgtggatttcgcttgttactcttggtggttgctgccacctagatggcttggagcagcgaggatcgttgagcggagggtggtgattgtctccaggctctgatcgtggtgattgtgaggggttcttgacctttccccggcggagcgccaaaaggtactctagtggattgctcatggcttgtgtgatcctcatcttgtgttggttgtgcggcaccctagtgagggtttggcgtgtgaagccaattagcgcgtgaacctccaagtgagtgaatcgccacaaggactagcttgccggcaagcaagtgaacctcggtaacaatcattatgttcatcattgattccgaggtgattggtcttcattgttattcatccacgTGATTGATTGGATCATTCATCTACATGGcaggtataatcttcttgatcactctctttacattatcgcaaactagttgataagctctttagtgtaactagttgtgagagcttgcttgcttggttggtgtggctcttcagttagcctttgagagcatactaacatagAGTTGTGTCATACCTCTTgagtgaatcgacactatctaactagaattgtggtaggtggcttgcattttgagtaggctagcgcaacacttgcttcgtctcataattgtctaaccattttgttaagtgttgttgtagaaattttattaggctattcacctcccctctagccattaggacctttcaagtggtatcggagctgaggtcaccgttatttgaggcttaacaaccttcggtgttagaatgactcaaatcaacaacaccaagaagccaccccaatttgatggctccaactatccctattggaaggccaagatgacaacttatatcaagtcaatcaataggaaggtttggaaggtggtagaaacaaaaattgagattgaagatccggagaatcccaccgcggccgaagaagtacttctccaaaacaatgacattgctctaagtgctattcatgatgcaattgatgaaagaatatttgagcaaatcaagaatattgagatggctcattgaagcttggaagaaattggaagaatcatttgagggtactcaagccgtgaagggtgcaaaggcatatattcttaaagataagtttgcaagcttcaagatgaaagaagatgagagtgtgccggacatgttccatcggatggaagtgattgtaaatgatctcaaggaacttggtgagaagatagaggacaaggacttctccaataagttcttgagatgtttgcccacaagatttggcattgttggtcaccttactagtgaggagcagtttgaacacaatgacaccaaaccaaatcttaggagatatcatgaccgatgatgcttatagagatgatgatgagaaggaagaaaagagggagaagaaagatgacaagaagaagagcgtggcattcaaagccacatcatccaagggcaaagcaaagcaagaaacatcaagtgaagaagatgaatcttgggatgatgatgatgatgaaaggatggctctatttgtcaagagatttggcaagttcatggtgaataagggctatcgtgctagaagaaagaagtcttcattcaagaacaaagaagagtcaagaaggtgcttcaagtgtggaagcaaagatcatcttgttgctcaatgcccatacaatagtgacaatgatgatgacaacaagaagaacaacaagaaggacaagatggaaaagaaagagaagaaggacaagatggccttcaagaagaagaagggtaggttcatatgtagtcacttgggatagtgacgcttcctcaagtgatgatgatgatgatagtgatgataataagaccaccaagaagaaggttcttgcaagcattgccatcaatgagaagccttctctcttcgaatcttcattcatgcttcatggctaaggccactaaggtacaatcttgtgatgatgaaagtgatgaagaacatgttgatgataatgaacatgaaaatgaaaatgatagtgatagtgatgatgatgaacctaccaaggatgaattatttgacatgctagaagatgctagagaacactttgatatcaagagaagggaatgcaaaagcttgcgtaaggaactaaaagcccttaagcaagcctttgatgagctcaatgcatctcatgggaggctagaggaagccaatgagaagcttggcaaagctcacaaaaagcttgaaaaggctcattcctctttgcttgatgagcaaaatgaaaagaagcatgttgaaacttgcaatgtaggtttaacttgtgaaatAATTGataaatcactatctatgcctatcattattgctccttctaacccttcttgtagcacttccacttctacctcatctagtagtgatggtctcacttgtgatgcctcactaatggttgagaatgagaacctcaagaaggaggtcactaagctcactcacaacctagctaaggcttatggtggtgaggaccgcttgcttatgtgcttgggtagccaaagagcttctctctacaaagagggattgggctatacccccaagaaggcaaagcggcctttgctcctcacaagactagttttgtgaagaacaatggtcggttttgcactagttgcaagcaagtgggtcacaaagagcaagaatgcaaaaataagagcaaaaatgctaatgtatcctccattaagcttgattcatgctatatgcttactaagggtacaaatggtgtaaaggctaagttcattggtaaaccatggatgggctcaaagaagaaagccatttgggttccaaagagcttagtaactaaccttcaaggacccaagcaagtttgggtacctaaaaagaattgatcttcttttgtaggtcaattacaaagccggaggaaggcattgggttcttgatagtgggtgcactcaacacatgaccggtgatgcaagaatgttcaactcaatcaacaccaatggcaatgatggttatgatagtatcacatttggtgacaatggcaaaggcaaggtcaaagggcttggtaagattgcaatatcaaatgacatgagcatttccaatgtgttgctagtagaaagcttgaatttcaatttgctatccgtggcacaattgtgtgatcttggattcaaatgcatatttggggtagatgatgtagagatcataagtgtagatggctctaacttgatcttcaaaggctttagatatgagaatctatacttggttgatttcaatgctagtgaagctagattgtctacatgcttgttcactaagtctagcatagggttggttatggcatagaaggcttggtcatgttggaatgaaacaattgaatagattgattaagcatgacttagttaaaggcttgaaagatagttgtgtttgaaaaggataagctttgtagctcttgtcaagccagcaaacaagttg from Miscanthus floridulus cultivar M001 chromosome 11, ASM1932011v1, whole genome shotgun sequence includes these protein-coding regions:
- the LOC136492063 gene encoding uncharacterized protein, translating into MGRGPLDHLPVVGETAPGASASSPVLLGGGGDALGLATARPEAEADKSEARALGKRAVSLVALTAEVEPAPADTEAVPPPLLLQRRVAVPKRLQPRSSGKRPAEVPSLAPLKALKVNPSSTAHGVVEVQAGIQRGAASVGADPKELVAQGEAAEAALTQAGEGAPTPREAEACESDGPRRPWSLRPLRPRPPRTSEAEATEAGVSRTTEAAVAEARAPGTTEAGAAEADVSAAKLAAQEVEMKEAETSVPPSVQGPPPLRESAREVEVHSISSDDTSRGKEGADAEAASTMEQPASTSGEGSSALVWELEAWSLRKSIFLRRERDIWDQLQRQKDLLARANELLSTRSIEVEDLRLRWLEKEVSRVAEASVAVQAALEAEIGEHTVPRSATRALHTGIKHALAVITSHYIGVDLKAISDGYVLPVDDEEADEEVAKLMKAAEGLGTALAKLFEEEVVPPMPSADAGDPEP